One Desulfobacterales bacterium genomic window carries:
- a CDS encoding PAS domain S-box protein, whose protein sequence is MSRLLLQGFIKDRQASQIGSIKKLGILLLLAIGFLVLVTVLAVFALERIKAKIQADTGEALQIVLQTTHESLNLWVESNKFQIRQTANDATLMTLVEDQLKVPRNKDTLLKSQTLPKLRKFFRSKSDQFGQAGSFFIISPDLVNIATMRDGNIGAKNVIANQALDLLNQAFKGSAVLVPPIWSDQALKASSNGKPKNTPTMFLAAPVKNIQEKIIAVVAQQIDPSGEFTRLIQLGRIGKSGETYAFGRYGKLLSESRFEDDLRRAGLLGKNESSILAVSVRDPGGDLTRGYSAAVPRYQQPLTLMAQEATKGKAGLNVTGYRDYRGVPVYGAWLWDDKLGIGLTTKIDEADALGPYFATRTVILSVLGITVLLALGSLAFAVLIEERASRALQKSHDELEFRVEQRTAELKENQARLMESEERFRGYFEHSQVGMTVTAPDKGWIEVNGQLQQMLGYNLDELRQMTWAELTHPDDLAADLKNFERMMAGEIDDYAMDKRFIRKNGGIVYANMTVTCVRNEDGSVQNVLASMLDISERKEVEQALFESRATARGLLDATQESLILLDKEGIIIAVNQTAAHRLQQKPAELIGTNRFDLLPGNVRTLRKAHFEKVLQTGEPEDFEDVRDEMIFHNIYYPVRDKDDVIMGVAIFAQDITERKKAEKAIMEREQQITGILDHTFGLIGLMRPDGTVIRVNKAALEMGGISETDIIGQAFWKGPWWSHSKELQTWLQGAIKRSAGGEFIREETTHPDPDGEIHFVDFSISPIKDDSGKVILLVPEGYDITDKKKAEEAIRESRERLDTILKTTAQGFWLNDPDDNMMEVNDAMCKILALTKEEIIDRNFFEFLDEENKEIVHQQNLMRKKGIHSMYEISLMRSDGQQVPCLMNASPLLDKEGNVVGSFGMTTNIAERKQMEEELRRNVDELERFSKVAFGREKKMIQLKQEINALMSQMGQGEKYKIVE, encoded by the coding sequence ATGTCCCGCTTGCTGCTGCAGGGTTTCATAAAAGATCGCCAAGCATCTCAAATCGGATCCATTAAAAAATTAGGCATCCTGCTTCTTTTAGCCATTGGATTTCTTGTACTGGTGACTGTTCTGGCCGTGTTCGCTCTTGAGCGGATCAAAGCTAAAATTCAAGCCGATACCGGCGAGGCTCTGCAAATCGTATTACAAACCACCCACGAGTCCCTGAACCTGTGGGTGGAATCCAACAAATTCCAAATCAGACAAACCGCAAATGACGCGACATTGATGACCTTGGTCGAGGACCAGCTAAAAGTCCCCCGCAATAAAGACACCTTGTTAAAAAGCCAAACTTTACCGAAATTGCGTAAATTTTTCAGGAGTAAAAGTGATCAGTTCGGGCAGGCCGGCAGTTTTTTTATTATTTCCCCGGATTTGGTCAATATCGCAACCATGCGTGATGGCAACATCGGGGCCAAGAACGTGATTGCCAACCAGGCCCTGGATCTTCTCAACCAGGCTTTCAAGGGTTCGGCTGTATTGGTGCCTCCGATATGGTCTGATCAGGCTTTGAAAGCATCTTCTAACGGTAAGCCGAAAAATACGCCAACCATGTTTCTGGCAGCACCCGTGAAAAATATCCAGGAAAAAATTATTGCCGTCGTTGCGCAGCAAATCGATCCTTCCGGGGAATTTACCCGACTGATTCAACTGGGGCGCATCGGTAAAAGCGGCGAAACTTATGCTTTCGGCCGCTATGGCAAGCTGCTTTCCGAAAGTCGTTTTGAAGATGATTTGCGTCGGGCTGGGCTGCTCGGTAAAAACGAAAGCAGCATTCTAGCGGTCAGCGTACGTGATCCCGGCGGTGATTTGACCAGGGGCTATTCTGCAGCGGTTCCCAGATATCAGCAGCCGCTGACCCTGATGGCCCAAGAAGCAACCAAAGGAAAAGCCGGCCTGAATGTGACCGGATACCGCGATTACCGGGGTGTGCCGGTTTACGGCGCCTGGTTATGGGATGATAAATTAGGAATCGGGCTGACCACCAAAATTGATGAAGCAGATGCCCTCGGCCCCTATTTTGCAACACGCACGGTGATCCTGAGCGTGCTGGGGATTACGGTTTTGTTGGCCCTGGGCTCGTTGGCGTTTGCGGTGCTCATTGAGGAGCGCGCCAGTCGCGCTTTACAAAAATCCCATGACGAGCTTGAATTTCGGGTCGAGCAAAGAACCGCTGAACTGAAAGAGAACCAGGCGCGGCTAATGGAGAGCGAAGAACGTTTTCGGGGTTATTTTGAGCACAGCCAGGTCGGTATGACCGTCACCGCACCGGATAAGGGGTGGATAGAGGTTAACGGCCAGTTACAGCAGATGCTGGGGTATAACCTGGACGAGTTGCGCCAAATGACCTGGGCTGAGCTGACCCACCCGGACGATTTAGCAGCGGATTTGAAAAACTTCGAGCGAATGATGGCCGGTGAGATTGACGACTACGCCATGGACAAACGTTTCATCCGCAAGAACGGCGGGATCGTGTATGCGAACATGACGGTCACTTGCGTGCGCAATGAAGATGGTTCCGTTCAAAATGTCCTGGCCTCGATGCTGGATATCAGCGAACGTAAAGAGGTCGAGCAGGCTTTGTTCGAAAGCAGAGCAACTGCGCGAGGGCTGTTGGATGCCACCCAGGAATCTCTCATTCTGCTGGATAAAGAGGGCATCATAATTGCCGTAAACCAGACCGCCGCGCACAGACTGCAGCAAAAACCGGCAGAACTCATCGGAACCAACCGTTTTGATCTATTACCTGGAAATGTACGCACGTTGCGGAAAGCACATTTTGAAAAGGTTTTGCAAACCGGTGAGCCTGAAGATTTTGAAGATGTTCGGGACGAAATGATATTTCATAATATTTATTATCCGGTTCGGGATAAAGACGATGTTATCATGGGGGTTGCCATTTTTGCCCAGGATATCACCGAGCGCAAGAAGGCCGAAAAAGCCATAATGGAGCGTGAACAGCAAATCACCGGCATTCTCGATCATACCTTTGGGTTGATCGGGTTAATGAGACCCGACGGAACTGTCATTCGGGTAAATAAAGCAGCTTTGGAAATGGGCGGCATCAGCGAGACGGATATCATTGGCCAGGCCTTCTGGAAAGGGCCATGGTGGTCCCACTCAAAGGAGCTCCAGACGTGGTTGCAGGGCGCTATAAAACGGTCGGCCGGTGGGGAATTCATACGCGAGGAAACAACTCATCCGGATCCGGACGGAGAAATTCATTTCGTAGACTTTTCAATCAGCCCTATCAAAGACGACTCAGGGAAGGTAATTCTTTTGGTCCCTGAAGGATATGATATTACCGATAAAAAGAAAGCTGAAGAAGCCATTCGCGAAAGCAGAGAGCGGCTTGATACCATCCTGAAAACCACCGCCCAGGGATTCTGGCTTAATGATCCTGATGACAATATGATGGAAGTCAATGACGCCATGTGCAAAATTCTGGCTTTGACAAAAGAAGAGATCATCGACCGGAATTTTTTTGAATTTCTCGATGAGGAAAACAAGGAGATTGTGCATCAGCAGAATCTGATGCGCAAAAAAGGCATCCATAGTATGTATGAGATTTCGTTAATGCGATCCGATGGGCAGCAAGTCCCTTGCTTGATGAACGCCTCCCCCCTTTTAGATAAGGAAGGGAATGTTGTTGGTTCATTTGGTATGACAACCAACATCGCCGAGCGCAAGCAGATGGAAGAAGAATTAAGACGCAATGTGGATGAACTGGAGCGGTTTAGCAAGGTTGCCTTTGGGCGGGAAAAAAAGATGATCCAGCTCAAGCAGGAAATTAACGCGTTAATGAGCCAAATGGGTCAAGGGGAAAAATATAAAATTGTAGAATGA
- a CDS encoding acyl-CoA dehydratase activase, with protein MITAGIDCGAKNTKTIILQRGQIIGKAMLTTGYDQDKAVIDSLKQAAEDAGISRADVQRIAVTGSGRWAVKTADDTISDIKAMAKGAHFFFHNSRTVIDVGAEEGRAAKIDEHGNVVDYAINEKSAAGAGTFIEGMARALDVTVEEMGPLCLQSDKDIPMNAQCVIFAESDVVNLIHANTAKPEISKAIHDAIASRIASIVRRIGINEDIVMFGGVGYNPGFISALKKELKVDTIYIPDEPEYGTAFGAAVLAAETQ; from the coding sequence ATGATAACAGCAGGAATTGATTGTGGCGCCAAAAACACAAAAACGATTATCTTGCAACGAGGTCAGATTATCGGCAAAGCCATGCTCACCACCGGCTATGATCAAGATAAAGCCGTTATAGATTCCCTAAAGCAGGCAGCCGAGGATGCCGGCATTTCACGTGCCGATGTCCAAAGAATTGCTGTTACCGGATCCGGCAGGTGGGCGGTAAAAACTGCCGATGATACCATCAGTGACATCAAGGCCATGGCCAAAGGCGCCCATTTTTTCTTTCACAATTCCCGCACCGTCATCGATGTCGGTGCCGAAGAGGGTCGGGCGGCCAAAATTGACGAACACGGCAACGTGGTGGATTACGCGATTAATGAGAAATCCGCGGCCGGCGCCGGCACATTTATCGAAGGCATGGCCCGGGCGCTTGATGTGACCGTTGAAGAAATGGGGCCCTTGTGCCTTCAATCGGACAAAGACATCCCCATGAATGCCCAGTGCGTCATTTTTGCCGAATCAGATGTTGTTAACCTGATCCACGCCAATACCGCCAAGCCTGAGATCAGCAAAGCCATCCATGATGCAATCGCCAGCCGAATCGCTTCCATCGTCCGTCGCATCGGGATCAATGAAGATATCGTCATGTTCGGTGGTGTGGGGTACAATCCCGGATTTATATCCGCGCTTAAAAAAGAATTGAAAGTCGATACCATCTATATCCCGGATGAACCTGAATATGGCACTGCGTTTGGCGCCGCTGTATTGGCGGCCGAAACGCAATGA
- a CDS encoding 4-vinyl reductase yields MFKEEREELKFDWSMIGNIGEGRPNLGNTMDVSVYRLMQFTLRDVLIKQFDAETADNIFYEAGKHAGKEFCKELITRKDDFNAFVVELQELLKKLKIGILRIEEADLEKMNFMLTVAEDLDCSGLPASDETICTYDEGFISGLLSEYTGKNFSAKEIDCWCSGDRVCRFEAKSVA; encoded by the coding sequence ATGTTCAAAGAAGAAAGAGAAGAGCTCAAATTCGATTGGAGCATGATTGGCAATATCGGGGAAGGGCGCCCCAACCTCGGCAACACCATGGATGTCAGCGTTTACCGGCTGATGCAGTTTACCCTCAGGGATGTGCTCATCAAGCAATTCGATGCGGAAACCGCAGATAACATATTTTATGAGGCCGGCAAACATGCCGGCAAAGAGTTTTGCAAAGAGTTGATCACCCGCAAAGATGATTTTAATGCATTTGTGGTCGAGCTCCAGGAGTTGCTAAAAAAGCTAAAAATCGGCATTTTACGCATAGAAGAAGCTGATCTTGAAAAAATGAACTTTATGTTGACGGTTGCTGAAGATCTGGATTGTTCCGGCCTGCCGGCTAGTGACGAAACCATCTGTACCTACGATGAGGGATTTATCAGCGGGCTGCTCTCTGAATACACCGGGAAAAATTTCAGCGCCAAGGAAATCGACTGCTGGTGTTCCGGTGATAGGGTCTGTCGCTTTGAAGCCAAATCAGTTGCCTGA